From the Argentina anserina chromosome 3, drPotAnse1.1, whole genome shotgun sequence genome, the window CTCACCTCCAAGCTGGAGCTGGAATTGTGGCAGACAGTGTTCCTGCTGAGGAGCAGAGAGAGTGTGAGAACAAAGCTGCTGGTCTTGCCCGGGCTATCGATCTTGCAGAGTCATCGTTTGTTGATAACTGAATGTATTCATGTTCGCTTACAGAATCTGTTATTTTAAGCAATTTCAAGTTTTCACAATAATTGAGTGGATTCTGGATTTATAATGCAAGTTTGGAGGGAAAAAATATGATGCTAGGATTGTCTCAGATGTTGTGAATGCACTTGATGTTGACTACATGGAAAAAGCTGAAAAACTTTGCGATAAAGAAATAATGCGAAGAACTGGACTTCTTGCTTTTGAGTCTAAATTAAAGTGTTTGGTGAAACGCCATAAAACTGATTTTGGCCGAAGCGCTTGTCCCAACCGGTTGTTTTTGAGAAGCAGCTATTCCTAGCTTTCAGGAGTAAGAAACTCTGAGGTTTTAATCAAACATGCTCTAGTACCTAATTTATCCTTAGTTGTTTCTAATAATTCCACTGAACCTTGAACccaatcttttcttttcaccatCGATTCCCAGATGGGTCTGAGAATATACATGAGATGAGCGTCATTCAACCTCCATTAATTCTCCAGAGAGCAAATTCCCCGATTTTTTGAGGAGTTAAAACAACTGACCCACAATCCCACTCTTTCAAGGTCGATCAGCAAAGTAGACTCAAACCCATATCCCTCACCTCTAAAGCTCATCAACATCAATTTGGAAACCTGAAAGCCGTCTCAAAATTcccataaaaagaaaaaaaatcttgcaTGACTAGATGACCGCTAATGCTCTAGTTGTATGAGTGTCTAAAATATGTAGATACGTGTTGAATGCGTTTTATAATCATAAGCGAAAGAAAACATATATTAATAATTTCTGGgagtgaagaaaaagaaagcgaaatataaattaaaaaaaaaactcggtGGTGACTCAAGGATGAATGAGATCAACTTTCCATTTTTAATTTGCTATTTTGGTTCGTGTTTAAACTTTAtgtaaaacaaatatatatatatatatatatatatatatatataacacttTTCTTACAACttactatatattaaaaattgtTTTAAGTATTCACAGcacatttgaaaataatttactAAATACCTTAATTGTTTCCTTTCACAGCAATCCAAAAGCAATTACACCCGACaacaaactcaaaaacaattcTTCTCACAACACATCAATCCCAAATTGGGCCGTAGTATACTTTGAGCACAATTGTATACACCAGGTTGAAGATGTTTATGTTGTGGTGAAACCAAACCCGAAAGTTAGTTTTTAAGCTTCTTTGCAAATCCAGCCAAGTATTTGCCCTGGTAAAAGGCTTGTTGTAGTTCCAACTCTGTTGGTTCACGAGATCCATCTGCTGCAAATGTTCCGGCACCGTAAGAAGAGCCACCCTTCACCTCGTTCATCTCATACATGTCCTTTCCAAATGTATAACCGAGAGGGACAAATATCATGCCATGATGCGCCAACTGTGTTACTGCTGTTAATCTGTAGATGAATACCATGGAATGGAAAATGAATGAATGTACAAGAAATCAAATTGTACTATAGAAGTGTAAGTAGAAAATCTCCTCCTTTGAGGTAGAAAAGAGGCTGATAATCATCGAAGAAGTTTCTTGCATAACAGTTCATGGAGTCAACAACATGAACAAGCATCCAAGACCAATCAAGTGAATCGGTGTAGAAATGAAACGGTTTGAGGGGAAGTGCAAACTCACGCAGTAAGCTCCTGACCTCCCCCGTGAAATCCAGTACTCCAAAAAATTCCAGCAGGTTTGCCGGCAAGTGCTTGTGTTTCCCATATTTCATGTGTGGAGTCAAAGAAGGCCTTGCATTGCGCTGACATTACACCAAAACGCGATGGAAATCCAAAGAGAAAACCATCTGCTTCCAAAAGTTGTTCCGGCCTTATCACTGGCACATCATCTGGCTTAGGAAGGGCCTTCATCTTTTGCAATATTACATCTGGAAGTGTCTCAGGGACCTGCTCCATTCTAATCAAGTCAAACAAAGCTTAATTCAGAATATCAAAAGAGACTACCAGACCAAAAATTCAACTATGCTGTTAATTGTGATCAGAATCAAAGAGCTTAGTGTTACTACCTGCCAAAGTGTTCCTTCAACACCTTCAACTGTATTAACTCCTCGCTGTACTTCACGCGCCATAGTCTCTACATGTCCATGTAAAGAGTAGTACCTGCAAAAAGTAAATTCAACATCCAAAGCCGGTTCAGCTGGTACAAGTTACaagttttcaaattttaagaaAACAAGTAGAAATGGACCATAAACTCACAATGATGCATTTCTGCAATAAATAAAGGGAGATGGAAATACTTACACTATGTATATCTTGGTAGTAGCCATAGCTGTAGACCGAGGTAAGAGTTTGATCCTGGTTTCTGGGATCCAACTATTTATGCATGTACAATCTCTTCCCTTATGCACATTTGTACAAGCTAATACACAGACAAATAGCAAAGAAGATAAAGAAGAACGATGAGGAACGAGGTATCTGGCAAGTGTATCAACTATACTGATCTGATTCAAAACCAACAATAAAGCTTATTGGTACAACAAAGGAACATCACAGCACAAAATTTGCCGATAAAGGTCTAATGGGGAATACTACTTAGAGAAGGCTCTCGATCAGGGGACACTCGGTCGCTTCAAGTTTATGAGAGGGAAAGAATTCCAGAACAGCACAATACAAACATACAACAAATACAAATGTTTGGTGAATTCTCTCATAACCGGTATGATTACAAAATTCAAGAATATCCCAGTCTCATCTCATGACTCCACATTACAAGAAGTATATGGAAACTAAAAGGCAGTCAAGGCAGGTGCGCAAGTGATCATTAGAATATGGAAATTACTAAGAAAATGCAAGATTGCTGCTAATATGAGATCAAATATTCAATTATGCAATGACATACCCAAAAGTTAGCAAATATCAAGATCAAAACTTAAGTCCACAAGACCAAATCATATGAAAAGCTCAAGAACAATAAAAATGCCTATTGCTTCCACATGAGAGCTGCTGAGAGCATAACGCAGATCATCAAACTGTCAGACAGAGAAACACAACTGCAATTTGATCAATTTAAGGGACAAGAAAAGGAGCTAAGAGGATGTTATTATAACCTTGAAAACGCAGAGTCAGAGACTCAGAGTCACTTGAGGTtggtagaagaagaagaaaagccaACGATGATAAAGATGATGATCCAGTTTTAGTTACGAGCCAAATTGTACATGGAGAGCGAAGAATAAAGAAACGTGTTGCCCAACTACCATCATCACTATAACATGACAAAGTCTTATCCTGATTTTTTATCTTTTGCTTCAATACTGTTGGCAACGTTCTACATGCTCATAGTATCACTATTCGGACATGTTCATAATACGATGACGGTTGGATGTCACTAATAGTTAGAATTTAATTAGTGACAAACTGACAATGATGTCAACATTGCTGAATACGCACAAAAACTCTGAGCAGGTGAGAATTTGTGTTCGTCTCTTATTTGCTTGTATTATATATACTACATTGCATTTTCACAATTGAACAAAATAAACAGAAAACCACATATCTCcatgagaaaatgatgaactAAATATCactgaaacaaaaaaattaaaataagggCAAACATGTGTTTAGTCCTTGTATTTTTGGTTAGTTATTCATTTCGTCCTTAAAGTTTCAATATTATCTATATAGTTCTCGAACTTACAACTTTTAATCTAGAAAGTTTACTCGGTTAACAAGATGAGATGACCATTAGATATCCTCCAAAACAATGTGTAATTACCTTTATATCaatgttttcttttattttctttagtatttcttttttattgttttcaatAATATGAATGTCTTTACTTGATAAAGTCATTTTCATTATTTGTTGTGTCTTCATATAAATTTAACTTAAGATGAAAATACaaatttattagataattgaagaaaatattgaTATAAGAGTATTTTTCCATTTTACACTTTTTTGAAGGATCTTTAATTGTCACCTCATCATGTTAACATTTAAATTAACGGATTGGACCTTTTAGactaaaaattataaattcgAGGactatataaataaaaatgtaaCTATAAAAACTAAATAGACGATCGATCAAAAGTACATGGACTAAATGAATGTTAGCTCTTAAAATAAAGAGCCTAATAGCATATCACGTAAACCCAAATGTCTCTAGTACCTGCTGGCCATAAACGGTTGGAAGTTGAAAATATTATGATTCTATAATCACAACTATTTTTATTAGTTTAAACCGTAAATCTCCATGAGAAAATAGTGCACTAAACATCCTTGaaataaaactgaaaaaatTAGCACATGCACATAATCCCAGATGCCTCTCGTACCAGCTGGACACAAACCGGTGGAAGTTGAAACTTTTTTATAGAATTAGTCACATAGTCCCACCTATTTTAGTAGGAGTAATGCTAAATGGACCACTATTTAGTAAACCACCTTAGGTGACAGCGGACTATCgtaaaattttaataaaactCGTAAGCACACAAATTGTTGTTAGTATAATGTGTA encodes:
- the LOC126788027 gene encoding probable NAD(P)H dehydrogenase (quinone) FQR1-like 3 isoform X2; protein product: MEQVPETLPDVILQKMKALPKPDDVPVIRPEQLLEADGFLFGFPSRFGVMSAQCKAFFDSTHEIWETQALAGKPAGIFWSTGFHGGGQELTALTAVTQLAHHGMIFVPLGYTFGKDMYEMNEVKGGSSYGAGTFAADGSREPTELELQQAFYQGKYLAGFAKKLKN
- the LOC126788027 gene encoding probable NAD(P)H dehydrogenase (quinone) FQR1-like 3 isoform X1, whose product is MATTKIYIVYYSLHGHVETMAREVQRGVNTVEGVEGTLWQVPETLPDVILQKMKALPKPDDVPVIRPEQLLEADGFLFGFPSRFGVMSAQCKAFFDSTHEIWETQALAGKPAGIFWSTGFHGGGQELTALTAVTQLAHHGMIFVPLGYTFGKDMYEMNEVKGGSSYGAGTFAADGSREPTELELQQAFYQGKYLAGFAKKLKN